Below is a genomic region from Salinirussus salinus.
AAGAGCGGGAGCCCCGGTCAGCCGCCGTCGGGCTGGTAGTTGGGCGCTTCGTCGGTGATGACGACGTCGTGGGGGTGGGACTCCTGCTGGCCGGCAGAGGAGACGCGGACGAACTCCGCGCGCTGCTTGAACTCGGGGATAGTCTCGGCGCCGACGTAGCCCATCCCGGACTGCATCCCGCCGACGAGCTGGTGGAGTTCCTCCTCGACGGGCCCCTGGTAGGGGGTGGCGGCCTCGACCCCCTCGGGGACGAAGTCGTCCTCGTCGTCGTCCTTGAGGTAGCGGTCGCCGCCGCCGGACTGCATCGCGCCGACAGAGCCCATGCCGCGGTACTGCTTGTACTTCTTGCCGTTCATCGTGATGACGCGGCCGGGGGCCTCGTCGGTGCCGGCGAAGTACGAGCCGAGCATGACCGCGTCGGCGCCCGCTGCGATGGCCTTGATCGCGTCCCCGGAGTAGCGGATGCCGCCGTCAGCGATGACCGGCACGTCGTGTTCGCTGGCGACGTCAGCCACCTGCGCAACCGCGGAGATCTGTGGCATCCCCGCGCCAGTCACCACGCGGGTCGTGCAGATCGAGCCCGGACCGATGCCGACCTTGACGCCGTCGGCGAAGCCGACGACCTCCCTGGCGGCCTCCCGGGTGCCGATGTTGCCGACGACGACGTCGGCCTCGACCTCCGCGGCGATGTCCCGGGCGCTCTCGACGACGTCGCGGTTGTGCGCGTGCGCGCAGTCGATGAAGATAACGTCCACGCCGGCCTCGTCGACGGCGCCCGCGCGGTCGTCCTCGAAGGGGCCGACCGCGGCGCCAACGCGGAGGTGGCCGTCTGCGTCCCGGGCGGCCTGGTCGTACTCCCGGCGCTGGAGGATGCCCGCCATCGTCACCAGCCCGACCAGGCGGTTGCCGCCGTCGACGACCGGGACGCGCTCGATCTTGTGTTCGTACATCAGCTCCAGCGCCTCCCGAGGGGTGACTGACTCGGGAACGGTGACCACCTCGTCGGTCATCGCCTCGCGGACGGCGTCGGACTCGCCGACCTCAAGGTACGGGCGGATGTCGGTCCCGGAGATGATCCCCAGGACCTCGTCGTCCTCGCTGACTACGGGGGCGCCGGAGACGCCCTGCCGTTCCATCATCTCGTCGACCTCGCGGACGGTCTGGTCGGGCTCGGCCGTGACGACGTCGCGGATGATCAGCTCGTCGACCCGCTTGACGCGCTCGACCTCGGCGACCATCTGGTCGACGGTCATGTTGCGGTGGAGCACGCCCAGCCCGCCCTGGCGGGCCATCGCGACCGCCATATCGCCCTCGGTGACGGTGTCCATCGCCGCCGAGAGCACGGGGACGGTGAGCTTGACGTTCTTGGAGACGCGAGTCGTGGTGTCTGCCTCGTCGGGCTCGACGTGGCTCTCCTTGGGTCGCAGGAGGACGTCGTCGAATGTCAGCGCCTCGGGCACGCGGAGTTTCTCGGAGAAAGGTCCGGAATCGTTCGCCATGTAATCCGTGGGCCGGCCGGTCTCAAAAGCGTTGCGAGACGACCGGGAACGGCCCCGGCTACAGCCCCTGACTCCCCGGTCCTGGCGTCGTGACCTGGACGCTGGTCGAGTTTCACGTGGGATACCGTGACAAACGGCCGGGGACTGTGGGTGTGGTGACCGATGTCGCACAATGTTTTTACCAGTATAAGGAATATTGACCTGTATGTATTCCGCCACCCCCATCGGCGGCAGCACCGCTTCCGAGCGCGCGGGCAGCACGCGGACCACCAATACAGCGATGGGGACCAAATTCAACGCGGAGTACACCTTCTGCTTCCGGACGGAGATGCGGACGGGGACGCGGCCCGGCCGCAGGTACCGGAGGCACCACTACCCACCGGCCACGGGGTACGGCCGTCCGTAGTGCATGAGCAGTTCCCGACATCCGGTCGCCCTCTCCATCGAGCAGCGGGTGGGCGGCGCGACCCGGCTGCTCGCGGTCGTGATGCTCCTCCCGCTCGTGGACGGCATCTTCCCCGCGCTCGTGCTCGCGGGGGCACTGGACAGCGTCGCCGGCATCCTCGAGGTCGGCCTGCTGGTCTTCGGCGGGAGCGCGACGATCGCGGTCGTGCTCGCGGAGATGGAGGGGTCGCCGGTCGAGCGCGCCCGGTCGGTCCTGCTCGTCGGGGCCGCCCTCGTCGCGCTCGCGGTCGTCGAGGCCGCCCTGGCGCCGACGCTCGCGAGCGTGCTGGACCTCGTGGTGTTCGAGCGGTTCGCGGCCGTGGTGATCCTCGCGGTGGCGGCGGCGACCGCCAGCGCCCGCGTCGGGGAGTACCTGCCCCGACCGGCGGTGGTCGTCGCGCTGGGCGCGCTTGGGAGTCTCGACCTCGCCGGCGCGACGCTCGCCCTGCAGGTCGACCCCGGACTGCTCGTGCGCGCCGGCGCCGCCGCGGGCGTCGGGGTCGCTGTCGCCGCCGGGACGGCACTCGCCAGCCCGGTCCTCCAGGAATTGGTCGACATCGACCGCTTCCGCTTCGGGAGCGCGGTCGCGCTGGGCGTGCTCGGCCTGTCGGTGGCCGGCCTCGTCCCGAGCGAGGCCCCTATCGCGCTGGCCGTGCTCGCGGTGACCGCGCTGCTCGCGCTGGACCCCGGCGAGGAGACGATCGACCGGTATCGGCCCGACGACGTCGACCTCACGGCCGCCCTGTCCGGGAGCTCGGACGACGATGACGACGACAGCGACGCCGAACCTGCTCCCGGGACCGTCGCGGTCGACGGCGGCGGGGCCGACGGCGAGTCCGACCCGGCGTCGACCTCGGAGTCCGACGTCTACGGGACCACCACGGCGGCGAAACTCCGGCGCGAGGGGAACGCTTAGGGGCGGGAAGGCCCACCTGCGGGTATGGCCGAGAACCGCGTGGTTCAGGGTCGAATGGTGACCCCGCAGTCGCTGGCGGAACTGATCGAGGGCGAGAGCGTCATGGATGCCGAGCCGATCCGGGACGCCGACCGCCCGTGTCCGGACTGTGGCGGGGACGTGCTGGAGGTGGGTTACATGCCCTCGGCGATGGATTTCGTCACCGGCTGGAAGTGCCAGGACTGTGACTGGAGCGACACCGACCGGGAGTGATCGAAATCCCTTTACTCCGGATGGCACAACCGGAGAGTGCGGGCTCGTGGCCTAGTCCGGGAAGGCGGCTGACTCCAGAGGCTACGGC
It encodes:
- the guaB gene encoding IMP dehydrogenase, with amino-acid sequence MANDSGPFSEKLRVPEALTFDDVLLRPKESHVEPDEADTTTRVSKNVKLTVPVLSAAMDTVTEGDMAVAMARQGGLGVLHRNMTVDQMVAEVERVKRVDELIIRDVVTAEPDQTVREVDEMMERQGVSGAPVVSEDDEVLGIISGTDIRPYLEVGESDAVREAMTDEVVTVPESVTPREALELMYEHKIERVPVVDGGNRLVGLVTMAGILQRREYDQAARDADGHLRVGAAVGPFEDDRAGAVDEAGVDVIFIDCAHAHNRDVVESARDIAAEVEADVVVGNIGTREAAREVVGFADGVKVGIGPGSICTTRVVTGAGMPQISAVAQVADVASEHDVPVIADGGIRYSGDAIKAIAAGADAVMLGSYFAGTDEAPGRVITMNGKKYKQYRGMGSVGAMQSGGGDRYLKDDDEDDFVPEGVEAATPYQGPVEEELHQLVGGMQSGMGYVGAETIPEFKQRAEFVRVSSAGQQESHPHDVVITDEAPNYQPDGG
- a CDS encoding DUF5795 family protein; its protein translation is MAENRVVQGRMVTPQSLAELIEGESVMDAEPIRDADRPCPDCGGDVLEVGYMPSAMDFVTGWKCQDCDWSDTDRE
- a CDS encoding DUF5794 domain-containing protein translates to MSSSRHPVALSIEQRVGGATRLLAVVMLLPLVDGIFPALVLAGALDSVAGILEVGLLVFGGSATIAVVLAEMEGSPVERARSVLLVGAALVALAVVEAALAPTLASVLDLVVFERFAAVVILAVAAATASARVGEYLPRPAVVVALGALGSLDLAGATLALQVDPGLLVRAGAAAGVGVAVAAGTALASPVLQELVDIDRFRFGSAVALGVLGLSVAGLVPSEAPIALAVLAVTALLALDPGEETIDRYRPDDVDLTAALSGSSDDDDDDSDAEPAPGTVAVDGGGADGESDPASTSESDVYGTTTAAKLRREGNA